The Hyphomicrobiales bacterium genome includes the window TACTGTCGACCCAACTGTCCTGGACCGCGTCGGCGACGGTTCCGCTCGCCTGTCCGGTCATTTCCGCGTCGCTTGGCATGGCCGAGAAGTCGCGCGTTGTTCCGCCGGGGTCAAGGGTCACTGGAAACGGCACCGCGAAGCGCGTAAACGGATCGGCCAAATGGCACGCTACGATTTTGCGACCCCGAGACTGTTCGTGACCGAGGCACTGAAGCCGGGGGCCGAGATTTCATTGCCGAAAGGCCAGGCGCATTACCTCCTCAACGTGCTGCGCCTCAGGCAGGGCGGAAGCGTGCTCTTGTTCAACGGCAACGACGGCGAATGGCTGAGCAAGATCGCTGAACCCGGCAAGCGCGCCTGCACCCTTGCCGTCGCGAGCCGGACCCGCGGCCAGACGTCGCCCTGCGACCTGCATTATCTGTTCGCGCCGCTCAAGCGCGCCCGCCTCGACTATCTGGTGCAGAAGGCGACCGAGATGGGCGCCTCGCTGCTGCAGCCGGTGATGACGGCGCGCACCGTCTCCGAGCGGGTCAATGTCGATCGCATGCGCGCCAACGTCATCGAGGCGGCCGAGCAATGCGGCATCCTGTCGGTCCCCGAGGTCCGCGCGCCGGTGAAGCTTGTCCAGGCGATCGAGGGCTGGGACGATGGGCGCCGGCTGATCCTGTGTGACGAGGAGGCGCCGCCCGGCAACCCCTTGACGGCGTTGGCTCGGCTCCCACCGGGTCCGCTTGCTGTCATGGTCGGCCCGGAGGGCGGATTTGCCCCGGAGGAGCGCGAGACGATCCGCGCAAAGCCCTATGTGACCATCATTTCACTCGGGCCCCGCCTGCTGCGCGCCGACACCGCCGCCGTCGCGGCGCTGGCCCTGGTTCAGGCCACGCTCGGCGATCTCAATTCCGTGAACGCCTAAACCATCGCTTGCAATTGTGGCCCCGGAGCGCTTACAGGGGCTTGACCTCAAGAGCATCAAGAGGACTCAATGTCCATTCCCCAGGTGGTGGAAGGGGCGATCGAGAGCAAGGCCGATCTCGTCGCCTTTCTGGAGCGCGGCTGCAAGCCGCGCTCGGAGTGGCGCATCGGCACGGAGCACGAGAAATTCGGCTTTTGCCTCGCCGACCATTCGCCGATGCCCTACGATGGCCCGCAGGGCATCGCCGCTTTTCTGAAGGAGTTCGCCCGCCGCTTCGGCTGGGAACCGGCGATCGAGGCCGGCAACATCATCGGCTTGCGGTGCCCCGAGGCAACCGGGGCGATCTCGCTCGAACCCGGCGGCCAGCTCGAGCTCTCCGGCGCACAGCTCAAGACCTTGCACCAGACCTGCCAGGAGGTGAACACGCATCTGGAGGAAGTCCGCGCCGTCGCCGCCGATCTCGGCGTCGGCTTTCTCGGGCTCGGCTTCTCGCCGAAATGGACGCTTGCCGAGACGCCGCACATGCCCAAGGGGCGCTATGCCGTCATGGTCAGCCACATGCCGAAGGTCGGCGGCCACGGCCTCGACATGATGTACCGGACCTGCACGGTGCAGGTGAACCTCGACTTTGCGTCCGAAAATGACATGGTCAAGAAGCTGCGCGTTGGCCTGGCGCTGCAGCCGATCGTCACCGCGATCTTCTCAAACTCGCCCTTCGCCGAGGGCCGCCCGAACGGCTATCTTTCCTACCGCGCCGAGGTCTGGCGCGACACCGACCCGCAGCGGACCGGGCTTCTGCCCTTTGCCTTCGAGGAAGGCATGGGTTTCGAGCGCTATGTGGACTATGCCCTTGACGTGCCGATGTATTTCGTCTTTCGCGACGGCCGCTACATCAACGTCGCGGGCGCCTCGTTTAGGGATTTTCTCGACGGCAGGCTGGAGGCGCTGCCGGGCGAGCGGCCGGGCATGGGCGACTGGGCCGATCATCTGACCACCCTGTTTCCGGAGACGCGGGTGAAGAACTATATCGAGATGCGCGGCGCCGACGGCGGGCCGTGGCGCGGATTGTGCGCGCTGCCGGCGCTGTGGGCCGGCCTGCTCTACGATTCCGACGTGCTCGAGGCTGCCTGGGACCTGGCCAAGGGCTGGAGCGCGGAGGAGCGCGAGGCGCTGCGCGATTCGGTGCCGCGGCTCGGACTTGCCGCGCGCATCGGCGGGCGCAGCGTCCAGGATGTCGCCAAGGATCTGGTGGCGCTCGCCCGCGAGGGCCTGACCCGGCGCGGCAACCTCAACACCACCGGCGACAATGAGACGCTCTATCTCGACACGGTGGAATCGATCGTCTGGTCCGGCGAGACGGCGGCCGAGCGTCTGCTCAAGCGCTACCACGAGGTCTGGAAGGGCGACATCGACCGGCTGTTCGAAGAGGAAGCGTACTAACTAGAGCGGTTCATGGTTATAGGGGATCGATTCGATGGGCCAAATCGGTTCATCCGGGCAGGCGCGGCGCGACGCGCGATACGGGATATCGGGCGAGCGCCGCAACGAACCCGGTGGGTCGATTTGGCCCACCGAAGGCCGGGTTCTTTTGCGCCGTGGCGGTGTTGCGGCTGTTGGCCGATGCACCGCATCGCCCGGCGAGCCGCGCTTGGCCACGGCGCAAAATCATCCCGGTCAAATGGTTTCCTATAACCATGAACCGCTCTAGAGCCTCATTCGGCGGCCATCGCCGTCGGTAGGTTGCCGAGCCGCGAGACGATGTGGCCGACCAGCGCGTCGTGAATCGGCAGTCGCGCCTGGCGCGCCCGGAGATAGGCAATGTCGCAGGCCGGCAGGGCGGGGAACCCGTCGGCGGATTTCAGGATGCGCATTTCGTTGCGCACCGCGCTCTCCGGCAGCACCGATACCGCCAAGCCGGCGAGGATGGCGCCGGAAAGCGCCGCAGCGCTCGGGCTGACATAGGCGAT containing:
- a CDS encoding 16S rRNA (uracil(1498)-N(3))-methyltransferase, with the protein product MARYDFATPRLFVTEALKPGAEISLPKGQAHYLLNVLRLRQGGSVLLFNGNDGEWLSKIAEPGKRACTLAVASRTRGQTSPCDLHYLFAPLKRARLDYLVQKATEMGASLLQPVMTARTVSERVNVDRMRANVIEAAEQCGILSVPEVRAPVKLVQAIEGWDDGRRLILCDEEAPPGNPLTALARLPPGPLAVMVGPEGGFAPEERETIRAKPYVTIISLGPRLLRADTAAVAALALVQATLGDLNSVNA
- a CDS encoding glutamate--cysteine ligase, giving the protein MSIPQVVEGAIESKADLVAFLERGCKPRSEWRIGTEHEKFGFCLADHSPMPYDGPQGIAAFLKEFARRFGWEPAIEAGNIIGLRCPEATGAISLEPGGQLELSGAQLKTLHQTCQEVNTHLEEVRAVAADLGVGFLGLGFSPKWTLAETPHMPKGRYAVMVSHMPKVGGHGLDMMYRTCTVQVNLDFASENDMVKKLRVGLALQPIVTAIFSNSPFAEGRPNGYLSYRAEVWRDTDPQRTGLLPFAFEEGMGFERYVDYALDVPMYFVFRDGRYINVAGASFRDFLDGRLEALPGERPGMGDWADHLTTLFPETRVKNYIEMRGADGGPWRGLCALPALWAGLLYDSDVLEAAWDLAKGWSAEEREALRDSVPRLGLAARIGGRSVQDVAKDLVALAREGLTRRGNLNTTGDNETLYLDTVESIVWSGETAAERLLKRYHEVWKGDIDRLFEEEAY